The Legionella sp. PATHC032 genome has a window encoding:
- the sidA gene encoding T4SS effector SidA, protein MAKKYRTPIPLSDKMKTLKKNLQDQLAQSKSLGEQIHAGTTTVSTITTGVSHVFNVIDSFLSAYRQIPLVGGILQLVATLAKSISIVSDPEKPIAEKIVSSLLIAAIIALSITAITLGGLAAAIIGTVIASAVTIMEGLGFFGKIAEKFQLANSYKMKKAFINLVAQRIEPDHDKYNDLFEIRAIELQHELKKSYSNKMEQKQLKEELNFINAVLKKKNIIPGNNKESDAYKLNQLYTKRAEQLKTLVDKIALIHSIIKNSEQNALLNEIKSLQKEITKTDDSIEEIIAPLAKIERDNLKSTINLPLSYSTFAIAAASTLISIAGLLVVAGVIAAPPIMIPIMFAVGSVMAVIGLIKWTAEKMAETEDAQLKAEETAKHQDAVLDEALNVYGQQLNLDLASHSNPAGEVKNLLTVHDKEPALSSTDSTVISLDSRFTLFGSSSREHIKVTEQKTAETTNEQAPTTFDSIPKTTR, encoded by the coding sequence ATGGCCAAAAAATATCGAACTCCCATCCCATTGTCAGACAAGATGAAAACTCTTAAAAAGAATCTTCAGGATCAACTTGCACAATCCAAATCGTTAGGCGAGCAAATTCATGCCGGAACAACCACAGTTTCAACCATAACAACGGGAGTTAGTCATGTGTTTAATGTCATTGACTCCTTTTTAAGCGCCTATCGACAAATTCCACTGGTAGGAGGAATACTGCAACTAGTGGCCACACTCGCCAAATCAATTTCTATTGTGAGTGATCCGGAAAAACCGATAGCCGAAAAAATTGTATCATCCCTTCTAATTGCTGCTATTATCGCTCTTTCTATTACAGCGATCACACTCGGTGGACTGGCTGCCGCAATTATTGGAACAGTAATCGCCTCCGCAGTCACTATCATGGAGGGTTTGGGATTCTTTGGAAAAATTGCTGAAAAATTTCAGCTGGCAAATTCCTACAAAATGAAAAAGGCATTTATAAATCTTGTAGCGCAACGCATAGAACCTGACCATGATAAATATAATGACTTATTCGAAATTCGTGCCATAGAACTTCAACATGAACTTAAAAAATCTTATTCCAATAAAATGGAACAAAAACAATTAAAAGAAGAGTTGAACTTCATTAATGCAGTACTTAAGAAAAAAAATATCATCCCTGGAAACAATAAAGAGAGCGACGCTTATAAACTAAATCAACTCTACACTAAACGCGCTGAGCAATTGAAAACCCTTGTAGATAAAATTGCTTTAATCCATTCAATTATAAAAAATTCCGAACAAAACGCGCTCCTAAATGAAATCAAATCATTACAAAAAGAAATAACTAAAACTGACGATAGCATAGAAGAAATCATAGCTCCGCTTGCTAAAATTGAACGAGACAATTTGAAATCTACCATTAATTTGCCATTAAGTTACAGTACCTTTGCTATAGCAGCTGCCAGTACCTTAATATCAATAGCCGGTTTACTTGTGGTAGCTGGTGTGATTGCCGCTCCCCCGATTATGATTCCTATCATGTTTGCAGTAGGTAGCGTTATGGCGGTTATTGGTTTAATCAAGTGGACTGCTGAAAAAATGGCCGAAACAGAGGATGCTCAATTAAAAGCAGAAGAAACTGCGAAACACCAAGACGCAGTTTTGGATGAAGCATTAAATGTTTATGGGCAACAATTAAATCTTGATTTAGCCAGTCATTCAAACCCTGCAGGAGAGGTGAAAAATTTATTAACGGTTCACGATAAAGAGCCTGCTTTGTCGTCAACTGACAGTACAGTGATCTCATTAGACTCTAGATTTACTTTATTTGGCTCATCTTCTCGGGAGCATATAAAAGTAACTGAACAGAAAACAGCTGAAACAACCAATGAACAAGCACCCACAACGTTTGATTCCATACCAAAAACAACTCGTTAA